In the genome of Lysobacter sp. BMK333-48F3, the window GGCCGAGCGATCCCAGTCCGGAGCGATCTCACGCGCCTTGCCGCTGGCCAGGTCGAGTTCCATCAGGGCGAAGCGGTCGGCCTCGAAGCCGGGGCGCTTCATCGCCCGGTAGTACAGGGTCTTGCCGTCGGCGCTGAACACCGCGCCGGTGTCCCAGGCCGGGTTGGACGCGGTCAGGTTCTTGGCCGCGCCGCCGTCGACGCCGACCTGGTAAAGGTCGAAGTTGGTCGACCACGGCTCCTTGGCGTCGGCCCGGCGGGCGTTGAACACCAGCGACCGGCTGTCGGGCGACCAGGTGTATTCGCTGCTGTCCCCGAACGGACGCGAGGGCACGTCGCCGACGACTTCGCCGCTGACCAGCTTGGCGCTGGCCACGGTCTTGCCCGCGGCCGGCAACTCGGCGACGAACAGCCGGTTCAGGCGGCCGTCGTTCCAGGCGTCCCAGTGGCGGATGAACATGCGGTCGAAGACCTTGCCGGTAGCCTTGCTCTTCTCCGCCGCGTCGAGCTTCTTCTTGCTGCAAGCCAGGTCGGCCGCGCAGTCGGGATAGGCTTCGGCGTTGAAGGCGACGCGCTTGCCGTCGGGCGAGATCTGGTAGCCGCCGACGTCGCCGTCGAAGGCGGTGATCTGCTTCGGCGTGCCGCCGCTCAGCGGCAGCGAATACAGCTGCGAGCTGCCGTTCTTGCTGCTGAGGAAGTACACGCTCTTGCCGTCCGGCGCGAACGCCGGCGAATTAACGTTCCAGCCTTCCGGGCTCAACCGCTTGGGCGGCGCGGCGTCGCGCGCGAACAGGTCCTCGATCCACAGCGAGGTGGTCGACTTGTTGGCGGCGAAGTCGACGCTGCGCTTGGCGAACACCAGTTGGCGGCCGTCCGCCGACAGGGTCGGCGAGGAGAAGCGGTCCATGCTGGCCAGATCGCGGATCTGCAGCCCCTGCGGCTCCGCCGGGGTGAGCGAGAAAGCCGGCGCGGACGCGCAGGCCAGGGTCAGGGCCAGCGGCAGAAGAGCGTGGCGTGGCGTCATGGCGAACCTCTGAACGTGATCGATGCGGGAACGGCGGCGCCGCGCGCGGCCGGGTTTGCGGAATCGGAACGAAAACGCGACGGCCCGGCATCGCTGCCGGGCCGTCGCCTGGAACTTACGCCTGCGGCACCGCCGCGTTCTTGCTGCTGCGGTAGAACAACCACACCACCGCAGCCAACACGGCCAGGCCGACCAGCGGACCGAAGTGGAATCGCTCCGGCAGCGCCAGCACTTCGCGGTTGCTGGTGATCACGATCGGGAAGGCGATGGCGATGCCCATCAGCGCCTCGCCGGTGATCAGGCCGGCGGCGAACAGGGTGCCCGGACGGTGCACGCGGTCGCTTTCCTCTTCGCTGCTGTTCGCGGTCAGACCGCGGCGGCGGCCGACGATGTGCGAGAGCAGGCCGCCGAGGAAGATCGGCACCATCAGCTCCAGCGGCAGGTAGATGCCGATCGCCGCGGCCAGCACCGGCACGCGGAACTTGGCCTTGCGCGACTTCAGCCATTCGTCGAAGGCGATGATGAGCGCGCCGATGCCGGCGCCGATGCCGATCATCGTCCACGGCAGCTCGCCGCCGAACAGGCCCTTGGCGACCGAGGCCATCAGCGTCGCCTGCGGCGCGGCCAGCGCGTTGGGGTGTTCCGGCGTCGGCGCGCCGATGCCGTAGGCGGCGGACAGCAGGTTCAGCACCGGCGCCATGATCAGCGCGCAGGAGAACGCGCCGATGCCCAGCATCAGCTGCTGCTTCCACGGCGTGGCGCCGACGATGTAGCCGGCCTTGAGGTCCTGCAGGTTGTCGCCGCCGACCGCGGCCGCGCAGCACACCACCGCGCCGATCATGATCGCGGCGACCGCGCCGATGGGCGAGTCGCGGCCCAGCATCAGCACCAGCACCGCCGAGGCGAACAGGATGGTGGAGATGGTGATGCCCGAAACCGGGTTGTTGGACGAACCGATCAGGCCGGCCAGATAGGCCGACACCGACACGAACAGGAAGCCGGCGACGATCATGATGACGGTCATCGGCACGCTGACGAACCAGTTGCCGACGATGGCCTGGTACAGCAGCAGCAGCGGGATGACGAAGCCGACCAGGGCCACCAGCATCCACTTCATCGGCAGGTCGCGGTCGGTCTCGGCGACGTCGCCGACCGCCGCGCTCTTGCGCGCCGCGGCCAGGCCGCTCTTGACCCCCGACAGCAGCGACTTGCGCAGCGAGAACAGGGTCCACACGCCGCCGATCAGCATGGTGCCGACGCCGAGGTAGCGCACCTTGGCCGACCAGATCGCGCCGCCGATGTCGGCCGCGCTGCCGCCGGCGATGCGCGCCGCCAGGGCCGGATCGGAGTCGAGGAAGAACATGTGGTAGATCGGAATCGCGAACTGCCAGGACAGGATCGAGCCCGACACGACCACGATGCCGACGTTGAGGCCGACGATGTAGCCCACGCCGATCAGCGCCGGCGACAGGTTGGTGCCCATGTAGCCCAGGTATTTGCCCATGAAGCCGGAGATCACCGCGTTGTCCGGGATCAGCTTCATGCCGCTTTCGGCGGCGAGCTTGAGCACCGCGCCGATGCCGCCCGCCAGGCCGAGGATCTTCATGCCCGGGCCCGGGTTCTCGCCGGCCTTGAGCACTTCGGCCGCGGCCTTGCCTTCGGGGAAGGGCAGCGGATCTTCGACGATCATCGAACGGCGCAGAGGCACCGAGAACAGCACGCCGAGCAGGCCGCCGAGGCCGGCGATGGCGAGCACCCACGAATAGCGGAAATCCTGCCAGTAGCCCAGGATCACCAGCGCCGGGATGGTGAAGATCACCCCGGCGGCGATCGACGAGCCGGCCGAGGCGCCGGTCTGGACGATGTTGTTCTCCAGGATGGTGCCGCCGCCGAGCAGGCGCAGCACCGCCATGGAGATCACCGCGGCCGGGATCGCGGTGGCGATGGTCAGGCCGGCGAACAGGCCCAGGTAGGCGTTGGCGGCGGCCAGGATCACCGCCAGGAAAATCGAGAGCGCGACGGCTCGGAAGGTCAATTGCTTCTGCGTTGCGGGCGATGCCATCGGCGTCTCCATCGCGGTAGGTCGGGCGGTAAGGCGGCGTATGGGCGGGTGGGGATCGCCGCCGGGCGGCGCCGCACAATCCGCCGATGATCGCATCCGCCGCGGGCGCCTGTAAAAGTGCAGTGCGGCAAAAAGCGTGATTGCGCAAACCCCGAGCCCGCCGCGGCAAAGCGGGGTTTTTCCGCGTTCATCGGGGAAAAGCGCGATCGCGCATCGCCGCGACGGCCCGGCCGGCACGGGCGGCGTCCGCCGCTGCGACCGGCGCGCCGCCCGCCCGGGCCTATACTCGCGCCTCCCGGTCCGGCCCGAACCGGCCCGACCCCACGAGAGGAACGTCCGCACGTGCCCGCCAGCCCCGCCCTGCCCGACTCCTCTCAACCCGATCCCGCCGCCGCGCGCTGCGACGAGTTCCTAGGCCACCCCAAGGGCCTGTACGTCTGCTTCTTCACCGAGATGTGGGAGCGCTTCTCGTTCTATGGGATGAAGGCGCTGCTGCTGCTGTACCTGCTCAAGTACCACCTGTTCGGCGACGACGCCGGCTACGACCTGATCGGCGCCTATGGCGGCCTGGTCTATGCCGTGCCGGTGATCGGCGGCCTGCTCGCCGACCGCTACCTGGGCATGCGCAAGGCGGTGGTGCTGGGCGGCGTGCTGCTGGTGCTCGGGCACCTGGGCATGGCCTACGAAGGCCAGGCGGCGAAGACGGTGAACGGCGCGGTGGTGCGCGACGAGGCCGCGCTGCAGGTGTTCTACCTGTCGCTGGCGCTGATCATCGCCGGGGTCGGCTTCCTCAAGCCGAACATCTCCACCATCGTCGGCAAGCTGTATGCGCACGATGATCCGCGCCGCGATTCCGGCTTCACCCTGTTCTATGCCGGGATCAACGTCGGCGCGCTGTTTTCGGCGCTGATCTGCGCCTTCCTCGGCGAGACCTACGGTTGGAAATACGGCTTCGGCGCCGCCGGAATCGGCATGGTCGCCGGCCTGCTGATGTTCCTGTGGGGCCAGCGCTATCTGCACGGCCATGCCGAGCCGGCCGACCCGGCGCGGCTGCGCGAGAAAGTGCGCGGCCTGTCGCGCGAGGCCTGGATCTACCTGGGCAGCGCCGCCGGCGTGCTGGTGCTGTGGGGCACGATCCAGTTCGCGTCGCAGGTCACCCTGCGCCTGGGCAGCCTCGACTTCACCGCCGCGCTGGCGATCATGCTGGCGACCCTGGCGGCGTTCCTGGTCTGGTTCTTCGGCTTCATCGCCCGCCAGTGCGGCAAGGTCGAACGCCAGCAGATGCTGGCCCTGGTGGTGCTGATCTTCGCGGTGCTGATCTTCTTCACCTTGTACGAGCAGACCTACGGCTCCTGGGTGACTTTCAACGACCGGCTGATGACCAAGGACATGTTCGGCCTGGCCAACGCCGCCGACTACAAGCCGACCCTGCCGTGGTCGCTGTTCTCGATGGCGGCCAGCCCGCCGCTGATGGTCGCCGCCCTGCTCGCCAGCGACCGCGGCCGCGACGGCCTGGCCAAGGCCCTGGTCGCGCTGCTGGTGCTCGGCCTGGCCCTGGCGACCGCGCACGACGTGGTGCTGGTGCCGCAGACCGCCGGCTCGCTGACCTACCTGGGCGCGTTCTTCATCGTCGTGCTGGCGCCGCTGTTCTCCTGGCTGTGGCCGTGGCTGGCGCGGCGCGGCCGCAGCCCGGGCAAGCCGGTGACGATGGCGCTGGGGCTGATCTTCGCCGGCCTGTCGTTCCTGCCGCTGGTGGCCGCGGCCGAGGTCGCCGGCGGCGGCGCGATGGCCAGCGTGTGGTACCTGGTCGCGGCCTACTTCATCCTCGAAATCGGCGAGATGTGCCTGTCGCCGATCGGCCTGTCGGCGGTGACCCAGCTGTCGGTGGCGCGCGTGGTCGGGCTGATGATGGGCGCGTTCTGGCTGGCCACGGCCTTTTCGGAAGTGCTGGCCGCGCAACTGGCCAAGATCGCCTCGGTCGACATTCCCGAAGGCGGCGCGATCGACCTGGCCGCGGCTGCGGCCAGGTACGGCGAGTTGTTCTCGATGCTGATGTGGCTGGGCCTGGGTTCCGGCGTCGCCTTCCTGTTGCTGGCGCCGCTGCTGCGGCGCTGGATGCACGGGGCGGGCTAGTGACGAGGAACGAGTGAAGAGGAGCGAGAAGTGAGCCAAAGCGGGTGCGTAGCCGCTTGCGCCCTGCTCGCTCCTCACTCCTCTACGCTCACTCCTCGCTGTTACTTCGCCGCCGCAGGCGCCGCGGCCTTGGCCGGCGCCGCCACCCGGCCGCCGAGCGAGCGCGACAGGAACGCCAGCAGGCGGGTGTAGAACTCGCGCTGGTGTTCCTTGACG includes:
- a CDS encoding oligopeptide transporter, OPT family, with translation MASPATQKQLTFRAVALSIFLAVILAAANAYLGLFAGLTIATAIPAAVISMAVLRLLGGGTILENNIVQTGASAGSSIAAGVIFTIPALVILGYWQDFRYSWVLAIAGLGGLLGVLFSVPLRRSMIVEDPLPFPEGKAAAEVLKAGENPGPGMKILGLAGGIGAVLKLAAESGMKLIPDNAVISGFMGKYLGYMGTNLSPALIGVGYIVGLNVGIVVVSGSILSWQFAIPIYHMFFLDSDPALAARIAGGSAADIGGAIWSAKVRYLGVGTMLIGGVWTLFSLRKSLLSGVKSGLAAARKSAAVGDVAETDRDLPMKWMLVALVGFVIPLLLLYQAIVGNWFVSVPMTVIMIVAGFLFVSVSAYLAGLIGSSNNPVSGITISTILFASAVLVLMLGRDSPIGAVAAIMIGAVVCCAAAVGGDNLQDLKAGYIVGATPWKQQLMLGIGAFSCALIMAPVLNLLSAAYGIGAPTPEHPNALAAPQATLMASVAKGLFGGELPWTMIGIGAGIGALIIAFDEWLKSRKAKFRVPVLAAAIGIYLPLELMVPIFLGGLLSHIVGRRRGLTANSSEEESDRVHRPGTLFAAGLITGEALMGIAIAFPIVITSNREVLALPERFHFGPLVGLAVLAAVVWLFYRSSKNAAVPQA
- a CDS encoding oligopeptide:H+ symporter, giving the protein MPASPALPDSSQPDPAAARCDEFLGHPKGLYVCFFTEMWERFSFYGMKALLLLYLLKYHLFGDDAGYDLIGAYGGLVYAVPVIGGLLADRYLGMRKAVVLGGVLLVLGHLGMAYEGQAAKTVNGAVVRDEAALQVFYLSLALIIAGVGFLKPNISTIVGKLYAHDDPRRDSGFTLFYAGINVGALFSALICAFLGETYGWKYGFGAAGIGMVAGLLMFLWGQRYLHGHAEPADPARLREKVRGLSREAWIYLGSAAGVLVLWGTIQFASQVTLRLGSLDFTAALAIMLATLAAFLVWFFGFIARQCGKVERQQMLALVVLIFAVLIFFTLYEQTYGSWVTFNDRLMTKDMFGLANAADYKPTLPWSLFSMAASPPLMVAALLASDRGRDGLAKALVALLVLGLALATAHDVVLVPQTAGSLTYLGAFFIVVLAPLFSWLWPWLARRGRSPGKPVTMALGLIFAGLSFLPLVAAAEVAGGGAMASVWYLVAAYFILEIGEMCLSPIGLSAVTQLSVARVVGLMMGAFWLATAFSEVLAAQLAKIASVDIPEGGAIDLAAAAARYGELFSMLMWLGLGSGVAFLLLAPLLRRWMHGAG